The following are from one region of the Nostoc cf. commune SO-36 genome:
- a CDS encoding baeRF3 domain-containing protein, with product MQNLLLPLFNFTLINNMSFLSIEELKELVEQPQGICVSIYMPTAQLGSEIQQNSVRFKNLIRQAEAALEKYESPPANPEQFLQPAMMLDEDDFWQHQDGGLALFISEGFFRFYRVPIDMIELVVVNTSFHLKPLIPLLSGDNRFYILMLGQRDVRLLEGNRYGMTREVEIEGMPKSMDEALQYDEETSKDEQRRQGAGAGRSALQAGGSYHGHGGGRENVKEELLRYFYLVDKSLHDFFRNRRSPLVLAGVNYLLPIYQEANTYNFIVEEGIQHNTKERTAQELHAEAWAIVEPLFQVDQQKAIDYYHESIATGKGSNDLDEVIQGAFYGRVEQLFVPVGVQKWGYFDRDSMQIERHNEAQPGDEDLLNAAAIQTIFHGGTVYAVEPGAVPDEAPVAAVFRY from the coding sequence GTGCAAAACCTGCTTTTACCTCTCTTTAATTTCACCTTAATAAATAATATGAGCTTCCTTTCGATTGAAGAACTGAAAGAACTCGTCGAACAGCCGCAAGGGATATGTGTATCGATCTACATGCCGACCGCGCAGCTTGGGTCAGAAATTCAACAAAACTCTGTCCGCTTTAAGAATCTCATTCGGCAGGCGGAAGCAGCGTTAGAAAAATATGAATCACCTCCGGCTAATCCAGAGCAATTTCTTCAGCCGGCAATGATGTTGGATGAAGATGACTTTTGGCAGCATCAGGACGGAGGTTTAGCTTTATTCATTTCAGAAGGATTCTTCCGCTTCTATCGTGTGCCGATCGACATGATTGAATTGGTGGTCGTGAACACTAGCTTTCATCTCAAGCCGTTAATTCCTCTGTTGAGCGGAGATAACCGCTTCTATATTCTCATGCTTGGTCAGCGCGATGTGCGGCTTTTGGAAGGCAATCGTTATGGCATGACGCGTGAAGTTGAAATCGAAGGCATGCCGAAGAGTATGGATGAGGCCTTGCAGTATGACGAAGAAACGTCGAAAGATGAACAGCGACGCCAGGGCGCGGGCGCAGGTCGTTCAGCTTTGCAAGCGGGTGGTTCCTATCACGGACACGGCGGCGGGCGTGAAAACGTCAAAGAAGAGTTGCTGCGATATTTTTATCTAGTGGATAAAAGCTTGCATGACTTCTTTCGCAATCGTCGATCGCCACTTGTGCTAGCTGGGGTTAACTATTTACTGCCGATTTACCAAGAGGCGAATACCTACAATTTCATTGTGGAAGAAGGAATTCAACACAACACAAAGGAGCGAACAGCACAAGAACTTCATGCAGAAGCCTGGGCGATCGTGGAGCCGCTATTTCAAGTAGACCAGCAAAAAGCGATTGATTACTATCATGAGTCGATAGCCACTGGCAAAGGATCAAACGACTTGGACGAAGTTATTCAAGGCGCGTTTTATGGTCGTGTAGAACAGCTTTTTGTTCCGGTAGGTGTGCAAAAATGGGGATATTTTGATCGGGACTCAATGCAGATTGAAAGGCACAATGAGGCTCAACCGGGCGATGAAGATTTGCTGAATGCAGCAGCAATTCAAACGATCTTTCATGGGGGAACAGTGTACGCCGTTGAACCAGGAGCAGTGCCGGATGAAGCACCTGTTGCAGCAGTCTTTCGCTACTAA
- a CDS encoding putative PEP-binding protein — MDIYWLDQIKLQDRAKVGDKAFYLSKIIQRDYPVIPGFVVSAEILRQFLENLNSSESLVADLPHSSLHLDVTNWRQLQQVASRLRQEILTATVPQQWIDTIFQAARELQTGCLILRPTLAVSTANPGMKNTSGLLESVFCQCEPEAIALALKRTWSQIFRARSLLYWQHSGINLQQINLAVLVQPVENAIASGLLTANSSRWEIEATWGLGIAIALGEVQPDIYYIEPETGAVLEQQLGNKMLAYGVDDAAFSQPVPNLVLTTDHTCLITYLLQEAQQKQYALKEEYLQQIIALGTQLVSELGKTFTVKWTIAQQTTSSKLYITQVSPSQSISHTHFIRGLGAAGGRVVANALVIVNPQHKPEQLPKGVILVVPTITPDWLPLLQQVAGIVTEHGGLTSHAAILARELSITAVVNATSATTLIQTGERLLLDGDRGEVYQIKGDSQEEMERGKEENLFSPHRPNPKAPHPAVTSHLPMIATQLLLNLSQSTLIEQVQSLPVDGVGLLRSELMVLNILSGQHPNSWILGGRQAELLELWSDEIMQFARAFAPKPVFYRSLDWRSPDLPSLSDNLQSSLQSMLGERGTFSYLRNPAVFELELQALASVQQAGYTNVNLLLPFVRTVEEFVFCRRKVEQALLTEVAQFQLWMMAEVPSVLFLLPEYVKAGAAGISIGTNDLTQLLLGVDREQGQLAKVFNERHPAVMSAIAQLIQMAKSAGIPCSICGQAPALYPEIIDKLVEWGITSISVEPEAVERTYQAIARAEQRLILAAARRQQ, encoded by the coding sequence GTGGATATCTACTGGCTAGACCAAATTAAACTACAAGACCGCGCCAAAGTAGGTGACAAAGCGTTTTACTTGAGCAAAATTATCCAGCGTGACTATCCAGTGATACCTGGTTTTGTCGTTTCGGCAGAGATTTTGCGACAATTTCTGGAAAATCTCAATAGTTCAGAGTCATTAGTGGCTGACTTACCCCATTCTTCGTTACACCTGGATGTCACTAATTGGCGGCAACTTCAGCAGGTGGCTAGTCGCTTGCGCCAAGAAATTCTGACTGCGACTGTGCCACAACAGTGGATAGATACAATTTTCCAAGCAGCTAGAGAATTGCAAACTGGCTGTTTGATTCTTCGGCCTACTTTGGCAGTATCAACTGCTAACCCAGGCATGAAGAATACATCTGGGTTGCTGGAGTCGGTGTTTTGCCAGTGCGAACCAGAGGCGATCGCATTGGCTCTAAAGCGTACCTGGAGCCAGATATTTCGAGCCAGAAGTCTATTATATTGGCAGCACTCAGGTATTAATCTCCAACAAATAAATCTCGCAGTTTTGGTGCAACCTGTTGAAAATGCGATCGCCAGTGGCTTGCTCACAGCCAACTCCTCTCGGTGGGAAATTGAAGCTACTTGGGGATTAGGAATTGCGATCGCTCTGGGCGAAGTACAACCAGATATCTACTACATTGAACCCGAAACTGGGGCTGTGCTTGAGCAACAGTTGGGCAATAAAATGCTGGCTTATGGTGTTGATGATGCAGCTTTTTCGCAACCCGTGCCGAACTTAGTACTTACAACAGACCACACTTGTCTGATTACCTATCTACTTCAGGAAGCCCAACAAAAACAGTACGCTTTAAAAGAAGAATACTTACAACAAATAATTGCTCTAGGAACTCAACTGGTGAGTGAACTAGGTAAAACCTTTACCGTTAAGTGGACTATCGCTCAACAAACGACATCTAGCAAGCTCTACATTACACAGGTTAGTCCTTCCCAATCAATTTCCCACACACACTTTATTAGGGGACTAGGAGCAGCAGGGGGACGCGTGGTAGCCAATGCCTTGGTAATTGTTAATCCGCAACATAAACCCGAACAACTACCGAAGGGAGTGATTTTAGTAGTACCAACAATTACACCTGATTGGTTGCCATTATTGCAACAAGTTGCTGGTATTGTTACAGAACATGGGGGATTAACTAGCCACGCGGCAATTCTAGCTAGAGAATTAAGTATCACAGCAGTAGTAAACGCCACATCTGCCACAACTTTAATCCAAACTGGCGAACGACTGCTGCTTGATGGCGACAGAGGAGAAGTTTATCAGATCAAAGGAGACTCACAGGAGGAGATGGAAAGAGGGAAAGAAGAAAATCTTTTTTCCCCTCATCGCCCCAACCCGAAAGCGCCTCATCCTGCTGTTACGTCTCATTTACCTATGATTGCTACACAACTGCTGCTTAACTTGAGTCAGTCTACTTTAATAGAACAAGTGCAAAGCTTACCTGTGGATGGGGTGGGATTATTGCGCTCAGAATTGATGGTATTAAATATATTGTCGGGGCAACATCCTAATAGTTGGATTTTAGGCGGGCGTCAGGCAGAATTGTTAGAGCTATGGTCTGACGAGATTATGCAATTTGCCCGTGCATTTGCACCAAAACCAGTTTTTTATCGTTCTTTAGATTGGCGATCGCCCGATTTACCATCATTGAGTGATAATTTACAATCTTCGCTCCAGTCGATGTTAGGTGAACGTGGCACTTTTAGCTATTTACGAAATCCCGCAGTATTTGAATTAGAACTGCAAGCTTTGGCGAGTGTTCAGCAAGCTGGCTATACCAATGTCAACCTACTATTGCCTTTTGTGCGGACTGTGGAAGAATTTGTTTTTTGCCGTCGCAAAGTTGAGCAAGCTCTTTTAACTGAGGTAGCGCAGTTTCAATTGTGGATGATGGCAGAAGTGCCAAGCGTCCTGTTTTTACTACCAGAATATGTCAAAGCAGGTGCAGCCGGAATTTCTATTGGTACAAATGACCTGACCCAGTTATTGCTAGGAGTGGATCGAGAACAAGGACAGCTAGCAAAAGTATTTAATGAACGTCATCCGGCAGTTATGAGTGCGATCGCTCAACTGATCCAAATGGCTAAAAGTGCCGGTATCCCTTGTTCAATCTGCGGTCAAGCACCAGCCCTCTATCCAGAAATCATCGATAAGTTAGTGGAATGGGGTATAACTTCCATTTCCGTGGAACCGGAAGCAGTGGAGCGAACATATCAAGCGATCGCTCGTGCTGAACAACGCTTAATTTTAGCAGCTGCACGACGTCAACAATAG
- a CDS encoding MgtC/SapB family protein, whose product MLNTYYLATNDWLNISFRLCIALIIGAIIGLDRQIRNKPAGLRTHMLVSFGSAMFILIIMQTEELQDSSDALSRVIQGVATGVGFLGAGEIVRQSPQESQRFEIHGLTSAAAIWVSAALGIAAGCGLWQLALISSVLTLVILNVFKRFE is encoded by the coding sequence TTGTTAAACACTTACTACCTTGCAACTAATGATTGGCTGAACATAAGCTTCCGGCTATGCATTGCATTGATTATTGGAGCAATTATCGGCTTAGACCGCCAAATTAGGAACAAACCAGCCGGTTTAAGAACTCATATGCTGGTGAGTTTCGGTTCAGCCATGTTTATTTTGATAATTATGCAAACAGAAGAACTGCAAGATAGTTCTGATGCACTGAGCCGCGTGATTCAGGGAGTTGCAACTGGTGTAGGATTTCTCGGTGCTGGAGAAATTGTGCGCCAATCTCCTCAAGAATCACAGCGATTTGAAATTCATGGACTCACATCAGCAGCAGCCATTTGGGTTTCGGCTGCATTGGGAATTGCTGCTGGCTGTGGTTTATGGCAGTTAGCATTAATCAGTTCTGTGCTGACTCTTGTAATTCTCAACGTTTTTAAAAGGTTTGAATAA
- the recF gene encoding DNA replication/repair protein RecF (All proteins in this family for which functions are known are DNA-binding proteins that assist the filamentation of RecA onto DNA for the initiation of recombination or recombinational repair.): protein MYLKTLNLRQFRNYQDQKVEFTAAKTILVGNNAQGKSNLLEAVELLATLRSHRMTRDRDLVQEGEAIAQINATLERQTGISDLTLTLRRNGRRSVALNGESIRRQMDFLGVLNAVQFSSLDLELVRGGPEGRRNWLDTLLIQLEPVYAHILQQYNHVLRQRNAFLKSHVEMLDATSLHSELAVWDAQLATTGTRVIRRRDRAIQRLAPIASAWHASISGSTEVLQIKYVPNIPLEDSRPEEVQQAFLAKIQLRAIAEMHQGTTLVGPHRDEVELTINQTPARQYGSQGQQRTLVLALKLAELQLIEEVVEEPPLLLLDDVLAELDLSRQNQLLDAIQDRFQTLITTTHLGSFDSQWLKSSQILFVKAGEIIQQ from the coding sequence ATGTATCTTAAAACTCTAAACCTCCGACAATTTCGTAATTATCAAGACCAAAAGGTTGAGTTTACTGCTGCCAAAACAATTTTGGTAGGTAATAATGCTCAGGGAAAGTCGAACTTGTTGGAGGCGGTAGAGTTGCTGGCGACATTGCGATCGCACCGAATGACCCGCGATCGCGATTTGGTTCAAGAAGGGGAAGCTATAGCCCAAATTAATGCCACCCTTGAGCGACAAACAGGCATTAGTGACCTGACTTTAACGCTGCGCCGCAATGGTCGTCGTAGCGTTGCTCTCAATGGTGAATCTATCCGCCGTCAAATGGATTTTCTCGGCGTTCTCAATGCAGTCCAATTTTCCAGCCTTGATTTAGAACTAGTACGCGGCGGCCCGGAAGGTCGCCGCAACTGGTTAGATACACTCTTAATCCAACTCGAACCAGTTTATGCTCACATTTTGCAGCAGTATAACCATGTTTTACGCCAGCGCAATGCCTTTTTAAAAAGCCATGTAGAGATGTTAGATGCAACCTCGTTACACTCAGAACTGGCGGTGTGGGATGCACAGTTAGCTACTACAGGAACCAGAGTCATTAGACGCCGCGATCGCGCTATCCAAAGATTAGCTCCTATTGCTAGTGCTTGGCACGCCAGTATTAGCGGCAGTACAGAAGTTCTGCAAATCAAATACGTGCCGAATATTCCTTTAGAAGATAGCCGTCCAGAGGAAGTGCAGCAAGCTTTTTTAGCAAAAATTCAGCTACGAGCGATCGCTGAAATGCACCAAGGCACTACCCTTGTCGGGCCACATCGTGATGAAGTTGAGTTAACCATCAACCAGACACCCGCTCGTCAATACGGTTCTCAAGGTCAACAACGAACGCTAGTTCTAGCCTTAAAATTAGCAGAATTACAGTTAATTGAAGAAGTGGTCGAAGAGCCACCATTGCTATTACTTGATGATGTTCTCGCCGAACTAGATTTATCCCGCCAAAATCAATTGCTTGATGCCATTCAAGACCGCTTTCAAACCCTAATTACTACCACTCACTTGGGTTCTTTTGATTCGCAATGGTTGAAGTCCTCCCAAATTCTTTTTGTGAAAGCAGGAGAAATAATCCAACAGTGA
- a CDS encoding cation-translocating P-type ATPase produces the protein MSANSLPEAAAVWHSLEVDKALDLLDSNADSGLTSQEIEQRLQKYGPNELEETAGRSTWEILLDQFKNIMLLMLIGVALISGLIDLWGWRTGTLKPGEVPFKDTIAILAIVILNGILGYVQESRAEKALTALKKMTSPLVRVIRDTRLVEIAAKELVPGDVMLLEAGMQIAADGRLIEQSNLQVRESAMTGEAQSVNKQATLKLPEETDLGDRINLVFQGTEVIQGRAKVLVTNTGMTTELGKIATMLDAVETKPTPLQQRMTQLGNVLVTGSLILVAIVVVGGVIKDGGFKNIQELLEVSLSMAVAVVPEGLPAVITVTLALGTQRMVRQNALIRKLPAVETLGSVTTICSDKTGTLTQNKMVVQSVFTNNKTFRVTGQGYAPTGDFQLNDQKISLEESPEISALSVASAVCNDSVLQKEQGEWAILGDPTEGALLTLAGKAGIEKDQWNSKLPRVAEFPFSSERKRMSVISQVEGIATGEASSRGIDPAIAGFLQSEPYLMFTKGSPELILARCTQIHLGNDTGTITEAQRQQILAENDKMASKGLRVLGFGYKPLLEIPPEGSDEASEQGLVWLGLVGMLDAPRPEVRAAVQECREAGIRPVMITGDHQLTARAIATDLGIAQEGDRVLTGQELQRMSDQELEQNVDLVSIYARVSPEHKLRIVQALQRRGRFVAMTGDGVNDAPALKQADIGIAMGITGTDVSKEASDMVLLDDNFATIVSATKEGRVVYTNIRRFIKYILGSNIGEVLTIAAAPLIGLGGVPLTPLQILWMNLVTDGLPALALAVEPPEPDVMQRPPFSPRESIFARGLGSYMIRIGIIFAIISIALMWWAYQHTHAPEYQGNPEAWKTMVFTTLCIAQMGHAIAIRSNNRLAIEMNPFSNVFVLAAVVVTTILQLMLVYVPPLRDFFGTHYLNMQELGVCIGFSALMFVWIEAEKIFLRIMGKKAV, from the coding sequence ATGTCTGCTAATTCTCTGCCTGAAGCTGCCGCCGTTTGGCATAGTTTAGAAGTTGATAAAGCGCTAGACCTGCTTGATAGTAATGCAGACAGTGGCTTAACATCCCAAGAAATTGAACAGAGATTACAAAAATACGGCCCCAACGAACTTGAAGAAACGGCTGGCCGTAGTACTTGGGAAATTCTGCTGGATCAGTTCAAGAACATTATGTTGTTGATGCTGATTGGCGTCGCTCTGATTTCTGGCTTAATAGACCTATGGGGTTGGCGGACGGGCACTTTGAAGCCCGGTGAAGTGCCATTTAAAGATACGATCGCGATTTTAGCAATTGTCATCCTCAATGGCATACTCGGCTACGTCCAAGAAAGCCGCGCCGAAAAAGCCTTGACAGCTTTGAAAAAAATGACCTCTCCTTTAGTGCGGGTGATCCGCGACACCAGACTGGTGGAGATAGCAGCTAAGGAGCTAGTTCCAGGGGATGTAATGCTGCTGGAAGCTGGGATGCAGATAGCGGCAGATGGACGCTTGATCGAACAGTCGAATTTACAAGTGCGTGAGTCGGCAATGACGGGTGAAGCGCAATCTGTAAATAAACAGGCAACATTAAAATTGCCAGAAGAAACCGATTTAGGCGATCGCATCAATCTGGTATTCCAAGGAACCGAAGTCATCCAAGGACGGGCGAAGGTTCTGGTGACAAACACCGGCATGACAACAGAACTAGGCAAAATTGCCACTATGTTGGATGCGGTGGAAACTAAACCAACGCCCTTACAGCAGCGGATGACTCAACTGGGTAATGTCCTGGTTACGGGTTCTTTAATTCTCGTGGCGATTGTTGTCGTTGGCGGTGTCATCAAGGACGGAGGTTTTAAAAATATTCAAGAACTCTTGGAAGTTTCCTTGAGTATGGCGGTTGCTGTAGTACCAGAAGGTTTACCTGCTGTAATTACCGTAACCTTGGCACTGGGAACCCAGCGAATGGTGCGCCAAAATGCCTTGATTCGCAAATTACCCGCAGTGGAAACGTTGGGTTCTGTAACCACCATCTGTTCTGATAAAACCGGCACGCTGACGCAAAATAAAATGGTCGTGCAATCGGTTTTCACAAACAACAAAACCTTTCGTGTTACCGGCCAAGGTTATGCTCCCACAGGGGACTTTCAGTTAAACGATCAAAAAATTTCCCTAGAGGAATCTCCAGAAATTTCCGCTTTATCAGTAGCCTCTGCTGTTTGTAATGATTCAGTATTGCAAAAAGAACAAGGTGAATGGGCAATTTTGGGAGATCCGACAGAGGGGGCATTACTCACACTGGCGGGAAAAGCCGGAATCGAAAAAGACCAGTGGAACAGTAAGTTACCTCGCGTTGCCGAGTTCCCCTTTTCCTCGGAACGCAAGCGGATGAGCGTAATTTCTCAGGTTGAAGGAATCGCCACAGGTGAAGCATCTTCGAGAGGTATTGACCCGGCGATCGCAGGTTTTCTCCAATCAGAACCTTACTTAATGTTTACCAAAGGTTCTCCAGAGTTAATCTTGGCACGTTGCACTCAGATTCATTTGGGTAATGATACGGGTACTATAACCGAAGCCCAACGCCAGCAAATTTTGGCAGAAAATGACAAAATGGCGAGTAAAGGTTTACGGGTGCTAGGTTTTGGCTACAAACCTTTGTTAGAGATTCCACCAGAAGGTTCAGATGAAGCATCTGAGCAAGGTTTAGTGTGGCTGGGATTAGTGGGAATGCTGGATGCGCCACGCCCAGAAGTAAGGGCAGCCGTGCAAGAATGCCGAGAAGCCGGAATTCGCCCAGTGATGATTACAGGCGACCACCAATTAACAGCACGAGCGATCGCTACTGATTTGGGAATTGCCCAAGAAGGCGATCGTGTCCTCACAGGTCAAGAATTGCAACGGATGAGTGACCAAGAATTAGAGCAAAACGTTGATCTGGTGAGCATCTATGCCAGAGTTTCCCCAGAACACAAACTGCGAATTGTCCAAGCACTGCAACGCCGGGGTCGATTTGTGGCAATGACAGGCGATGGTGTCAACGATGCCCCAGCCCTCAAACAAGCTGACATCGGGATTGCAATGGGGATTACTGGCACTGATGTCAGTAAAGAAGCCAGCGACATGGTGTTACTTGATGACAACTTCGCTACTATTGTCAGCGCCACCAAGGAAGGTAGAGTTGTTTACACCAATATTCGCCGCTTTATTAAATACATCCTGGGCAGTAACATCGGTGAAGTTCTCACCATTGCAGCCGCGCCCTTAATTGGTTTGGGAGGCGTTCCCCTTACCCCTTTACAAATTCTGTGGATGAATTTGGTGACAGACGGTTTGCCAGCTTTGGCATTAGCTGTGGAACCTCCAGAACCAGATGTAATGCAACGTCCCCCTTTTAGCCCCCGCGAAAGTATTTTTGCCAGGGGATTGGGTTCTTACATGATTCGCATTGGGATCATTTTTGCCATTATCAGCATTGCCTTGATGTGGTGGGCTTATCAACATACCCATGCCCCTGAGTATCAAGGCAATCCCGAAGCTTGGAAGACAATGGTATTCACTACCTTGTGTATTGCCCAAATGGGTCATGCGATCGCCATTCGCTCTAACAACCGACTGGCCATTGAGATGAATCCCTTCTCGAATGTCTTTGTATTAGCGGCTGTTGTCGTCACGACGATTTTGCAGTTGATGCTAGTTTACGTCCCACCCCTGCGAGATTTCTTTGGTACTCACTACCTGAATATGCAAGAATTGGGAGTTTGTATTGGCTTCAGTGCCTTAATGTTCGTGTGGATTGAAGCGGAGAAAATATTTCTGCGGATTATGGGCAAAAAAGCTGTGTAA
- a CDS encoding transglutaminase-like domain-containing protein — translation MLNMSFTLPTIASQMFGQKTIRPLTAATLCGITFIKDRLIAIDSIKGHLLEIDPTSDNSKILNAHQVKEFTDVTGLAAWDDTLWVSRENSVYLCKLDALGLEHFVTLPYQADGVAVWETTVYVSCQRLGYILVYDRETRKEITRFYAPGVGIENLAVSQEMLWICDRTEQSVYAMDRATGELQFSVLTPFECPTGIAIHKNDETGKESIYVAYASEEPYIRDNPNADPSHELTFRDRTFIHPLYYHYQPDKRYALSNGYLIEMSYAEEIAPLDEVYLPDVEWRIALPSETERQKVKHVEHIGMPFTEEVIGGQRVAVFKFDSLAPGERHIFGWKALLEVRGIKYRITPRDVEDVPKLSPELQTRYLVDDDDLAMDTPIVRRAAREAIGSETNVLRKMHSIRNYVYDQLSYGIKPYIDTPDIVLERGVGSCGEYVGVLLALSRLNGIPCRTVGRYKCPPHSDLLGVPLQPDFNHVWLEFYVPNFGWLPMESNPDDVSEGGPYPTRFFMGLCWNHIEIGKGITFETVTSQGVRLTKEDIPIGDLAINHIRFTILKELPPF, via the coding sequence ATGCTTAATATGAGTTTTACACTCCCCACGATCGCAAGCCAGATGTTTGGGCAAAAAACAATTCGACCGCTTACTGCTGCTACCCTGTGTGGCATTACTTTCATTAAAGATAGACTGATTGCCATTGACAGTATTAAAGGGCATCTACTGGAGATTGATCCCACCTCTGACAACAGCAAAATTCTCAATGCCCATCAAGTAAAAGAATTTACTGATGTCACTGGTCTAGCTGCATGGGATGATACCCTGTGGGTGAGCCGAGAAAATAGTGTTTACTTGTGCAAGCTCGATGCTTTGGGTTTAGAACATTTTGTAACATTGCCTTATCAGGCTGACGGTGTTGCTGTTTGGGAAACAACAGTTTATGTTAGCTGCCAAAGGCTAGGCTACATTCTGGTTTATGACCGGGAAACGCGAAAAGAAATTACCAGATTTTATGCCCCTGGAGTTGGGATAGAGAATTTGGCAGTTAGTCAAGAAATGCTGTGGATTTGCGATCGCACTGAACAATCAGTTTATGCGATGGATAGAGCCACCGGAGAACTTCAATTCAGCGTTCTGACACCCTTTGAGTGTCCTACAGGCATAGCGATCCATAAAAATGACGAAACAGGCAAAGAAAGTATTTATGTCGCCTACGCCTCAGAGGAGCCTTATATCCGGGACAATCCCAACGCTGATCCGAGTCATGAGCTAACATTCCGCGATCGCACTTTTATTCATCCTCTGTATTATCATTACCAGCCAGATAAGCGCTACGCCCTCTCTAATGGCTATCTCATCGAAATGTCTTATGCTGAGGAAATTGCTCCCTTAGACGAGGTTTATTTACCTGATGTGGAATGGCGCATTGCCCTACCATCGGAAACTGAGCGTCAAAAGGTGAAACACGTTGAACACATTGGTATGCCCTTTACCGAAGAAGTGATAGGGGGACAACGTGTAGCAGTCTTTAAATTTGATTCTCTTGCCCCAGGCGAACGGCATATATTTGGCTGGAAAGCACTTTTGGAAGTTCGAGGCATTAAATATCGCATCACACCCAGAGATGTCGAAGACGTTCCTAAACTGTCGCCAGAATTACAAACACGCTACTTAGTGGATGACGACGATTTAGCAATGGATACTCCCATTGTTCGCCGTGCCGCCAGAGAAGCGATTGGTTCTGAAACCAATGTGCTGCGGAAAATGCACAGCATCCGTAACTATGTCTACGATCAGTTATCCTACGGTATTAAACCTTACATTGACACGCCAGATATAGTTTTAGAACGGGGCGTTGGTTCCTGTGGCGAATATGTCGGCGTTTTACTTGCCTTATCTCGTTTAAATGGCATCCCCTGCCGCACAGTAGGTAGGTATAAATGTCCTCCCCATAGTGACTTACTAGGAGTGCCGCTACAACCCGATTTTAATCATGTTTGGCTGGAGTTCTACGTCCCGAATTTTGGCTGGTTGCCAATGGAATCAAATCCCGATGATGTGAGTGAAGGTGGCCCTTATCCGACGCGCTTTTTTATGGGCTTATGCTGGAATCACATTGAAATTGGCAAAGGTATCACCTTTGAAACTGTGACTAGCCAAGGTGTGCGGTTAACTAAAGAAGATATCCCCATCGGTGATTTGGCGATTAATCATATCCGGTTCACAATTCTTAAAGAATTACCGCCTTTTTGA
- a CDS encoding PD-(D/E)XK nuclease family protein codes for MSTPDRPFASYHLWSLVAPATGQERWHCQMRRGFIKARQHEPQIKALLGQATAPQRIGILAQKGIYEFHHHRYLLKQADGVERVAQLLKLGNSSEQVQQRVLQILKKYHDAPLLLDKDIIQLTPGDEGFPKPIVVEQEDYCFRLYAAMDCVFIESDSTLHILDFKTGKSAFDRRQALVYLLAARYLYPGREAVASFYNLEICKKSELISINNSELESLKFELANVAHKHQHDLQKYQQETSNFSKIFPPNPGSHCRFCPFNSICEFADFKQHQSYPLPSLRANVNLNHLSK; via the coding sequence ATGTCAACCCCCGATCGACCTTTTGCCAGTTATCACCTTTGGTCTCTAGTTGCCCCAGCGACCGGGCAAGAACGCTGGCATTGCCAGATGAGACGGGGGTTTATCAAAGCGCGGCAACATGAACCACAAATTAAAGCGCTTTTAGGGCAAGCCACTGCGCCCCAGCGAATTGGCATACTCGCCCAAAAAGGCATTTATGAGTTTCATCATCACAGGTATCTGTTGAAGCAAGCCGATGGTGTAGAAAGAGTTGCACAGCTGCTTAAGTTAGGCAACTCAAGCGAGCAAGTCCAGCAACGCGTGCTGCAAATTCTGAAAAAATATCACGATGCGCCGTTGCTTTTGGATAAAGATATTATCCAATTAACTCCGGGTGATGAAGGCTTTCCCAAACCGATAGTAGTTGAACAAGAAGATTATTGCTTTCGCTTATACGCGGCTATGGACTGTGTTTTTATTGAGTCTGATAGCACTTTACATATTTTGGATTTCAAAACTGGTAAATCAGCTTTTGACCGACGACAGGCATTAGTTTACTTGTTAGCTGCTCGTTATCTTTACCCTGGACGAGAAGCTGTTGCATCATTTTATAATTTAGAAATATGTAAAAAGTCTGAGTTAATTAGCATCAATAATAGTGAATTAGAATCCTTAAAATTTGAGTTAGCTAATGTTGCTCACAAGCACCAGCACGATTTACAAAAATATCAACAAGAAACTAGTAATTTCAGTAAAATTTTCCCTCCTAATCCTGGCTCTCACTGCCGTTTTTGCCCATTTAACTCAATCTGTGAATTTGCCGATTTTAAGCAGCATCAATCGTATCCCCTGCCAAGTTTAAGAGCTAATGTTAATTTAAATCATCTCTCAAAATAA